A single genomic interval of Chitinophaga sp. 180180018-3 harbors:
- a CDS encoding substrate import-associated zinc metallohydrolase lipoprotein — MKQTIQFFIIAITGMLMFMSCLKDKKPVINDNINYFATAAPVNRLDSLIDTIQHNYGLRVIYKFDPRVIDPTTFFVPANYDKALPYTKYVIEKMWLEPIRIFAPEFSKNQIPIEFLTVGTAIHFNSITAGTAAGAGLNAQYYRLGMGDVNNFRVSRAWIREHICILYHEHAHQLDQKFGRPKGYDQVSQGTYYDLQYISRSDEQAQQDGFFRAYGGYQAVEDFATTVEAMMRFPKDSILKIVAKNPKLETKYRMVNNFYLSKGIDLHMMQTKLDSVVKSIVP; from the coding sequence ATGAAACAGACTATTCAATTTTTCATAATAGCGATAACAGGTATGTTGATGTTCATGTCGTGCCTGAAGGATAAGAAGCCGGTAATAAATGATAACATCAATTATTTCGCCACCGCAGCTCCGGTGAACAGGCTCGACAGCCTGATAGATACGATTCAGCATAACTATGGCCTTCGTGTTATTTATAAGTTTGATCCGAGGGTGATAGATCCTACTACATTCTTTGTGCCGGCTAACTACGACAAAGCACTGCCTTATACAAAATATGTGATAGAGAAGATGTGGCTGGAGCCGATACGGATTTTTGCACCGGAATTCTCTAAGAACCAGATACCTATTGAGTTCCTGACAGTGGGTACTGCTATTCACTTCAACTCTATCACTGCAGGCACCGCTGCCGGTGCAGGATTGAATGCCCAGTATTACAGGTTAGGTATGGGAGATGTGAATAACTTCCGGGTAAGCAGGGCCTGGATCAGGGAGCATATCTGCATCCTTTATCATGAGCATGCCCATCAGCTCGATCAGAAGTTTGGTCGCCCTAAAGGATATGACCAGGTTTCACAGGGTACTTATTACGATTTACAGTATATCAGCAGATCCGATGAACAGGCTCAACAGGATGGTTTTTTCCGCGCTTATGGAGGTTATCAGGCCGTAGAAGATTTTGCCACTACGGTAGAAGCGATGATGCGCTTTCCTAAAGATTCCATTCTGAAAATAGTGGCTAAAAATCCAAAACTGGAAACCAAATACAGGATGGTGAACAATTTTTACCTGAGTAAAGGGATCGATCTGCATATGATGCAAACGAAACTCGATTCTGTTGTAAAATCGATCGTACCATGA
- a CDS encoding DUF3823 domain-containing protein yields the protein MKLSHTIYFLVAMIFFAACGKLDNHPAPDAGVKGNVIDAVTKEPLQTEQPNGVKIRMLEMKYQGNVSPQDIWTRANGTFETTQLFSGAYKIVPVEGPFFNADTTQITVNGITDISFTVTPFLNVQAQATTLGNSIVLAYTISRPKAQDKIVECKSLLSAYPAVSNPINERAVTHDLSGIDDNTILSNKFSDTLTALQSGQTYYVRVAARTANAYNKYNYTKVMEVKIQ from the coding sequence ATGAAACTATCTCATACAATATATTTCCTGGTGGCAATGATCTTCTTTGCGGCCTGTGGCAAACTGGATAACCACCCCGCCCCTGATGCAGGTGTAAAAGGCAATGTCATAGACGCGGTTACAAAAGAACCACTGCAAACCGAGCAGCCCAACGGTGTCAAAATCAGGATGCTGGAAATGAAATACCAGGGGAATGTAAGTCCGCAGGATATATGGACCAGAGCCAACGGCACTTTTGAAACCACTCAGTTATTTTCAGGAGCCTATAAAATAGTGCCGGTGGAAGGCCCGTTCTTCAATGCTGATACCACACAAATAACCGTCAACGGTATCACCGATATATCCTTCACCGTTACGCCATTCCTGAACGTTCAAGCTCAGGCCACTACACTGGGCAACAGTATCGTACTGGCTTACACCATTTCAAGGCCTAAAGCCCAGGATAAGATCGTGGAATGTAAATCGTTGTTGTCCGCCTATCCTGCGGTCAGCAATCCTATCAATGAAAGGGCTGTCACACATGATCTCTCAGGTATTGACGATAACACCATCCTGAGCAACAAGTTCAGCGACACGCTGACTGCCCTGCAATCCGGGCAAACGTATTATGTGCGGGTTGCAGCAAGAACAGCGAATGCGTATAACAAGTATAACTATACGAAAGTGATGGAGGTGAAAATACAGTAG
- a CDS encoding RagB/SusD family nutrient uptake outer membrane protein, which yields MKKHTLYIFLLSTVFLFSCDKDLDVPPQNILQDQSLYTSESAINAYFATLYNDLPIEDFNFSRNGFNTFPNGGACLHDFSDEAISCQTDNSNGIGDGTWLQYWNYSAVRNVNDFIAKLPAAGFPDDKKNQWLGEARFIRAYYYFGMVKRYGGVPLVTTAQTYNGKNLEELKVPRNTEKEVYDFVASELDAAANLLSETSDNGRANKYVAYALKSRAMVYAASIAQYGSIQLNGLVGLPAADAGKYWQAAYDAAKKVIDGAKYTLYNKNPDHIQNFINVFLDVTSTENILIKQFNYPNKAHSFDNMNLPYSVRGTAGYGSRANPTLELVEQFEYIDGTPGKLKLNDANGNPIEYAKATDLFLNKDPRFAATCIYPFADWRGNIIDVQAGIIDNGQTITAGDYKSLYQGIHIIGNNGIGGGGGEVSQTGFYLRKYLNPNYNPSNVAPWTSSQSYIDIRYAEVLLNYAEAAVELGRADDAAWAVNAIRNRAGIRTLAGNEVTRDRIRHERQIELAFESHRYWDIRRWHIADKLLNNAKATALLPYLMFQQHTYIFKTTAVGFPKTFTTNLYYEKIPAGEISKNANLVQNPGY from the coding sequence ATGAAGAAACATACACTATATATATTCCTACTCAGTACCGTTTTCTTATTCTCCTGTGACAAGGATCTGGATGTTCCTCCACAGAATATATTACAGGATCAAAGTCTTTATACAAGCGAATCGGCTATCAATGCCTATTTTGCAACACTATATAACGACCTGCCTATAGAGGATTTTAATTTCAGCCGCAACGGGTTCAATACATTCCCAAATGGAGGTGCCTGTTTGCACGATTTCAGTGACGAAGCCATTTCCTGTCAAACCGATAACAGCAATGGTATAGGCGACGGCACCTGGCTGCAATACTGGAACTACAGCGCTGTAAGGAATGTAAACGATTTCATTGCCAAGCTGCCCGCAGCCGGGTTCCCTGACGACAAGAAAAATCAATGGCTGGGTGAAGCCAGATTCATCAGGGCATATTATTATTTTGGTATGGTAAAACGTTACGGCGGTGTACCTCTGGTTACTACAGCACAAACTTATAACGGCAAAAACCTGGAAGAGCTGAAAGTTCCGCGGAACACGGAGAAAGAAGTATACGACTTCGTAGCTTCCGAATTAGATGCCGCAGCAAACCTGCTAAGTGAAACAAGCGACAACGGAAGGGCTAACAAATACGTTGCATATGCGCTGAAATCGAGGGCCATGGTATACGCAGCTTCTATAGCGCAATATGGCAGTATACAGCTGAATGGGCTGGTAGGATTGCCCGCTGCCGATGCAGGCAAATACTGGCAGGCTGCCTACGACGCTGCCAAAAAAGTAATAGACGGCGCTAAATACACGCTATATAACAAAAATCCCGATCACATACAGAATTTCATCAACGTTTTCCTGGATGTCACCAGTACGGAAAACATTCTTATAAAACAGTTCAATTACCCCAATAAAGCACACAGCTTCGATAACATGAACCTTCCGTATTCCGTAAGAGGCACTGCCGGATATGGCAGCCGGGCCAATCCAACGCTGGAATTGGTGGAACAGTTTGAATACATAGATGGTACCCCTGGAAAGCTGAAGCTGAATGACGCCAATGGCAATCCCATCGAGTATGCCAAAGCAACAGATCTGTTCCTGAATAAAGATCCCCGGTTTGCAGCCACCTGTATTTATCCCTTCGCCGACTGGAGAGGTAATATCATTGATGTGCAGGCAGGCATCATCGACAACGGTCAAACCATTACCGCTGGTGATTATAAATCGTTGTATCAGGGCATACATATCATCGGCAATAACGGTATAGGAGGCGGTGGCGGAGAGGTATCACAAACAGGATTCTACCTGCGCAAATACCTCAATCCCAACTACAATCCTTCTAATGTGGCTCCGTGGACTTCTTCACAATCGTATATCGATATCCGTTATGCAGAAGTACTGTTAAACTACGCTGAGGCCGCTGTTGAATTGGGTCGCGCAGATGACGCCGCCTGGGCGGTAAACGCCATCAGGAACAGAGCAGGTATACGGACGCTTGCCGGGAATGAAGTAACAAGAGACAGAATACGTCATGAAAGACAGATAGAGCTTGCGTTTGAAAGCCATCGCTATTGGGATATCAGGAGATGGCATATAGCCGACAAACTGCTGAACAACGCCAAAGCCACCGCACTGTTGCCCTATCTGATGTTTCAGCAACATACATATATTTTCAAAACTACTGCCGTGGGCTTTCCGAAAACATTCACCACCAACCTGTATTATGAAAAGATCCCCGCGGGTGAAATCTCGAAAAACGCCAATCTTGTACAAAACCCCGGCTACTAG
- a CDS encoding TonB-dependent receptor — MKFTSKLSIDRYKLMKIAFSQIAMAIVFTGVSYAHTCKAQHVLDSSISISLKAVRLDKALKVLEQQTGVPVIYSSTFVPTAREVTLQAKLQPLRVVLDSLLTPDGITYSFSNNRIVLSPAAEKGRETPTQQVTIRGVVTNNGGQPLPGVVVLLKGSQKGTTTDTKGNYSLSLPHSEGVLIFKLIGFSTMEVAIDGRNTINVQMQEEATALTDVVVVGYGTQKKASLTGAISSVTNKELKTATNSNIANMLAGKLPGLRVTQRNSEPGSYATDFDIRGFGSPLMIVDGVPRDNFTRLDPNEIESISVLKDASAAVYGVKAANGVILITTKKGKTGKTELTYSGTTGWASIANSPHVLNAYQYATLIDESDFNSGKTTPTYSKEALGKLKDGTTPGTDWYDLVVRKQAPIRQHNLSASGGSDKIKYFLSLGYYDEKGMWKSGDLNYKRYNIRSNINAQITKNLDAELLLNGIQDNKMEPGEPTWVVFKSMWMQIPTIPVYANNNPLYLSNVADGTHPLAVTTSSISGYNKTVGKTFQGSFALNYNIPFVDGLKARGMYSYDSKYLFTKSWKKQFALYDYNNATDVYTPKYSHSPSNLSEGFDQLEFSTLQLSLNYQKRIAQKHNINALLLFEKLRQRIDNFNASRQFSLNDIDQMNAGNNNSTQASSSSQSPGFSGSAPMFDYVREGIVGRLNYDYAGKYLLEASFRQDGSSKFARGHRWGFFPAISGGWRISEEPFFKDNINLISNLKLRASYGKLGDDASSRFQYLSGYDYPGPNYVLGNSLTSGLSPRGLANENLTWYTSELADVGLDADLWEGKFHAEFDIFRRKRTGLLADRALSLPGTVGVRLPQENLNSDLQQGLEISLGHKNQIGQIRYNISGNISFTRSKSSYIERAASNNSYNDWRSNNTNRWSDIYWGYHVIGQFKSMDEIRKSPVQDGNGNRNLLPGDLKYEDVNHDGVIDDNDVRPIGRNSSTPGINFGFTLGAQWKGFDLNMLFQGASNFTIDYLGSDQLARPLPWGRNGLDIFMDRWHREDMFDNKSDNWVPGKYPSTRPNGSAPWNYYTSDFWLHDATYLRLKSIELGYTLPASILERAGIKAFRVYANGFNLLTWSGLNSVVDPEHTKNTYGYEYPITRNYNIGLNVTF, encoded by the coding sequence ATGAAATTTACTTCTAAACTATCGATTGACCGCTACAAGCTCATGAAAATAGCATTTAGCCAAATAGCAATGGCCATCGTATTCACCGGAGTTTCTTATGCACATACCTGCAAAGCCCAGCATGTGCTCGACAGCTCCATCAGCATTTCGCTGAAGGCAGTGCGCCTCGACAAAGCACTGAAAGTGCTGGAACAACAAACGGGCGTTCCCGTTATCTACAGTTCCACCTTTGTACCTACCGCACGGGAAGTTACCCTGCAGGCGAAACTGCAGCCCCTCCGTGTTGTGCTCGACAGCCTGCTGACGCCCGATGGTATCACCTACAGCTTCAGCAACAACCGGATTGTACTTAGTCCTGCTGCCGAAAAAGGCAGGGAAACGCCCACTCAGCAAGTAACTATCAGAGGAGTGGTTACCAACAACGGTGGTCAGCCGCTACCGGGTGTGGTTGTATTGCTGAAAGGCTCCCAAAAGGGAACCACTACAGACACTAAGGGTAACTATTCCTTATCCCTCCCCCATTCAGAAGGCGTGCTGATATTTAAACTCATTGGGTTCAGCACCATGGAAGTGGCCATAGATGGACGTAACACCATCAACGTACAAATGCAGGAAGAGGCCACCGCATTGACCGATGTGGTGGTGGTAGGCTATGGCACACAAAAGAAAGCCTCGCTGACAGGCGCCATATCCAGTGTTACCAATAAGGAGCTGAAAACCGCTACTAATTCAAACATCGCCAATATGCTGGCAGGTAAGTTACCCGGACTGCGTGTTACACAACGTAACAGCGAACCGGGAAGCTACGCCACCGATTTTGATATCCGCGGTTTCGGCTCTCCCCTGATGATCGTCGACGGCGTGCCCAGGGATAACTTCACCCGTCTCGATCCCAATGAAATAGAAAGCATTTCCGTGCTGAAAGACGCATCTGCCGCAGTTTATGGGGTGAAAGCCGCCAACGGGGTGATATTGATAACTACCAAAAAGGGGAAAACAGGAAAAACGGAACTTACCTATTCCGGTACCACGGGATGGGCCAGCATTGCCAATTCACCCCATGTGCTGAATGCTTACCAATATGCTACTCTTATTGATGAAAGCGACTTCAACTCAGGTAAAACAACTCCCACTTATTCAAAAGAAGCACTGGGAAAACTAAAAGATGGTACTACGCCGGGAACAGACTGGTACGACCTGGTAGTGCGTAAACAGGCTCCTATCAGGCAACATAACCTCAGTGCCAGCGGCGGCAGTGATAAAATTAAATATTTCCTTTCTCTGGGTTATTACGATGAAAAGGGCATGTGGAAATCCGGGGATCTTAACTACAAACGCTATAACATCCGTTCCAATATCAATGCGCAGATTACCAAAAATCTGGATGCTGAATTATTGTTAAACGGTATACAGGATAATAAAATGGAACCGGGCGAACCTACATGGGTTGTTTTTAAATCCATGTGGATGCAGATACCTACCATCCCCGTCTATGCTAACAACAACCCGCTGTACCTGAGCAATGTTGCCGATGGCACCCATCCGCTGGCAGTAACCACCTCCAGCATTTCCGGGTACAATAAAACAGTAGGCAAAACCTTCCAGGGGTCATTTGCCCTCAACTACAATATACCTTTCGTTGACGGGTTAAAAGCCAGGGGGATGTATAGCTATGACAGTAAGTACCTGTTCACGAAAAGCTGGAAAAAACAATTTGCACTGTATGACTACAACAATGCCACGGATGTTTATACGCCAAAATATTCTCACAGCCCTTCCAATCTCTCAGAAGGATTTGACCAACTGGAATTTTCAACACTACAACTGTCGCTAAACTATCAGAAGCGCATTGCACAAAAACATAACATCAATGCATTGTTGTTGTTTGAAAAACTTCGTCAGCGAATAGACAACTTCAATGCCTCCAGACAGTTTTCCCTCAACGATATAGACCAGATGAATGCAGGGAACAACAACAGTACGCAAGCCAGCTCCAGTTCGCAATCACCCGGTTTCAGCGGCTCCGCACCGATGTTCGACTATGTACGGGAAGGCATCGTAGGCAGGTTGAATTACGACTATGCGGGAAAGTATCTGCTTGAAGCAAGCTTCCGGCAGGACGGATCTTCAAAGTTCGCCCGCGGGCACCGCTGGGGCTTCTTCCCTGCCATATCCGGTGGATGGCGCATATCAGAAGAACCATTCTTCAAAGACAATATTAACCTGATCTCCAATCTTAAGCTAAGAGCTTCTTACGGGAAGCTGGGCGACGACGCATCTTCCCGTTTCCAGTATCTGAGCGGATATGACTACCCGGGACCTAACTACGTATTGGGTAACTCACTTACATCCGGCCTTTCTCCCAGAGGACTCGCCAATGAAAACCTCACCTGGTACACTTCCGAGCTGGCAGATGTAGGCCTGGATGCAGATCTATGGGAGGGAAAATTCCACGCCGAATTTGACATCTTCAGAAGAAAAAGAACAGGACTGCTGGCCGACCGGGCACTCAGTTTGCCAGGTACCGTAGGCGTAAGACTACCTCAGGAAAACCTGAACAGCGACCTTCAGCAGGGCCTGGAGATATCTCTTGGACACAAGAACCAGATAGGACAGATACGGTACAATATTTCCGGTAATATATCCTTTACCCGTTCCAAAAGTAGTTACATAGAAAGAGCCGCGTCAAACAATTCTTACAACGACTGGCGTTCCAATAATACCAACCGCTGGTCTGATATATACTGGGGATATCATGTAATAGGTCAGTTCAAATCAATGGACGAGATCAGGAAATCCCCGGTGCAGGATGGCAATGGCAACCGGAACCTGCTGCCCGGCGACCTGAAGTACGAAGATGTAAATCACGACGGAGTCATTGACGACAACGACGTACGCCCTATCGGCCGTAACAGCTCCACTCCAGGCATTAACTTTGGGTTTACCCTTGGAGCACAATGGAAAGGCTTCGATCTGAATATGCTTTTCCAGGGCGCTTCTAATTTCACTATTGATTACCTCGGCTCAGACCAGCTTGCAAGACCATTACCCTGGGGACGAAACGGCCTGGATATATTTATGGACAGATGGCACCGGGAAGATATGTTCGATAATAAATCTGATAACTGGGTCCCCGGAAAATATCCCTCCACAAGGCCCAATGGCTCTGCTCCATGGAATTACTACACCTCCGATTTCTGGCTGCATGATGCCACTTATCTCCGCCTGAAAAGTATTGAGCTGGGATATACGCTGCCAGCCAGCATATTGGAACGCGCAGGGATCAAGGCATTCCGTGTATACGCCAACGGATTTAACCTGCTTACCTGGTCGGGATTGAACAGTGTCGTAGATCCCGAACATACCAAGAATACATACGGGTACGAATACCCGATTACCAGGAATTACAATATCGGGTTAAATGTTACATTCTAG
- a CDS encoding FecR domain-containing protein encodes MTPRIKELLSRYINDECSQEEAAELLHWYDAFEDHPEPYSTFDAETRHQLQTKLLQNIKSGIAQKEERWHRRTPVRKILLYALSGAAAVILLVVGLQWLKTEKKARSRNLAPEEELIVSNQGHCIYKRRLSDGSVAWLSPDARITYIHNSKKGTREVHMTGDVFFEIAPDQAHPFYVYSGRMLTRVLGTSFRIKTSSGDHTARIDVMSGKVAVSLLNTTATQMPLRQTASDSLLLTASQAATLLDEQLDIHHTGADKEMTIWQKREIHFDNASLQQVVTVLNEKFGAHIVFGDNNLKNYRLNADFSGQHLPDILDMMKKSLNIRYELNGNEMKLLSR; translated from the coding sequence ATGACGCCACGAATAAAAGAGCTATTGTCCAGGTACATCAATGACGAGTGTTCGCAGGAAGAAGCTGCAGAGCTGCTGCACTGGTATGACGCTTTTGAAGACCATCCAGAGCCTTACAGCACATTTGATGCGGAAACGCGGCATCAATTGCAAACTAAACTGTTACAAAACATAAAAAGCGGGATTGCGCAAAAAGAAGAACGATGGCACAGGCGCACTCCTGTCAGAAAAATATTATTGTATGCACTTAGCGGGGCTGCTGCTGTTATATTACTGGTGGTGGGCCTGCAATGGCTGAAAACAGAAAAGAAAGCCCGTTCACGAAACCTGGCGCCGGAAGAAGAACTGATCGTCAGTAATCAGGGACATTGCATATACAAACGCCGGCTGTCGGATGGCTCTGTGGCATGGTTAAGCCCCGATGCCCGCATTACCTATATACATAACAGTAAAAAGGGCACCAGGGAAGTACATATGACCGGTGATGTATTTTTTGAAATAGCACCGGATCAGGCCCATCCCTTTTATGTTTACAGCGGCAGGATGCTCACCAGGGTGCTGGGCACCTCTTTCCGTATCAAAACCAGCAGTGGTGATCATACAGCCCGTATAGATGTCATGAGCGGCAAAGTAGCAGTAAGCCTGCTGAATACCACAGCAACGCAGATGCCCTTACGTCAGACCGCTAGCGACTCATTACTGCTTACTGCCAGCCAGGCCGCCACCTTACTGGATGAACAATTGGATATACATCATACTGGTGCCGACAAAGAGATGACCATATGGCAAAAACGGGAAATTCATTTCGACAATGCCAGCTTACAACAGGTAGTAACGGTCTTAAATGAAAAATTCGGCGCCCATATCGTCTTCGGCGATAACAACCTGAAAAATTACCGGCTTAACGCCGATTTCTCCGGCCAACATTTGCCAGACATCCTTGACATGATGAAGAAATCACTCAATATCAGATATGAACTAAACGGGAATGAAATGAAATTACTCAGCCGGTGA
- a CDS encoding RNA polymerase sigma-70 factor, whose translation MRNLAQFSDEMLLEALQRDEEAAFDEIYYRYWALLCGIAYKRVQSREVAEEMVQELFTTFWLNRRKLQVHTSLKAYLSASVRYMVLRYFQQEMAMQTYRNHMQAASTPVDSSTEAVIQARDLHARLEQALTQLPRKCRQVYELSRKEYKSNREIAETLNISEKTVENQLTKALRILRLNLKDIVALFF comes from the coding sequence ATGCGGAATTTAGCTCAGTTTTCTGATGAGATGTTGCTGGAAGCGTTACAGCGGGATGAGGAAGCTGCTTTTGATGAAATCTACTACAGGTATTGGGCGTTGTTATGTGGCATAGCCTATAAGCGTGTGCAATCCAGGGAAGTAGCGGAAGAAATGGTCCAGGAGCTGTTCACTACATTCTGGCTCAACCGTCGGAAGCTGCAGGTACACACTTCGTTAAAAGCTTATCTTTCGGCGTCTGTACGCTATATGGTACTACGTTACTTCCAGCAGGAAATGGCCATGCAAACATACAGAAATCATATGCAGGCAGCGTCAACGCCGGTGGATTCCTCTACAGAAGCCGTTATACAGGCCAGAGACCTGCATGCCCGGCTTGAACAGGCGCTGACTCAGCTTCCCCGGAAATGCCGGCAGGTATATGAGCTAAGCCGTAAAGAATATAAATCCAACAGGGAAATTGCCGAAACGCTGAATATCTCCGAGAAAACCGTGGAAAACCAACTCACTAAAGCTTTACGCATCCTCAGGCTTAACCTGAAAGACATTGTTGCCCTCTTCTTCTAA
- a CDS encoding GH116 family glycosyl hydrolase: MKKSNNRRFFLKNIAVATLGISALPAVSFAEKEHTPDSPSAEPESGRRFNDVYKGRYNNRVAFPIGGIGAGMFCLEGTGAISHMSVRHNPEMFQEPAMFAALSVKGMTGGARVLEGYVPDWKKFGMRDAGLGGTGGATWGLPRFRDAAFNARFPFADIQLNDPAVPVKVQITGWSPFVPADEDSASLPVGALEYHFTNTGSTTADAVFSYNARNFMRTADTGNTVKPIRNGFILSQDALANAPEKRGQFAIYTTEPGTVTDHCWFRGAWFDPLTMVWNALKEGKMPDNPPVEKDAPGASLFVPFQLKPGATKVIRLMMAWYVPDSKLRVGDDASGKTNGQYYKPWYSSRFKDVEEVAAYWTSGYEDLRRKTALFSDTFYKSSLPPEVLEAVAANLTILKSATVMRQHDGRFWCWEGSGDNWGSCHGTCTHVWNYAQAVPHLFPALERSLRHTEFHENQNAEGHQGFRANIPISPLVHNFHSAADGQLGGIMKVYRDWRISGNDEWLKELFPLVKISMDYCIRTWDPKRKGIVEEPHHNTYDIEFWGPTSMCTSFYLGALMAFTTMGKHLGQEVEDYTSLYNKGKQYLETSLYNGEFFIQQIRWTDLQAPDPVKAQSFATQYSQEALAVLKKEGPKYQYGAGCLSDGVLGSWIARVCGLHEPVDPLKIKSHLLSVHRYNLKKDLGGHVNPQRSTYALGNEGGLLLCSWPKGGMLSLPFVYSNEVWTGIEYQVASHLMFQGEIEKGLDIVRACRKRYDGTVRNPFNEYECGHWYARAMSSYGLLQGLTGARYDAVDKAIYIDSRIGDFHSFIATDKGFGTISWKQGKPSLHVAYGTIPAAKAIVGGKEMPLHQTTA, from the coding sequence ATGAAAAAAAGTAACAACCGGCGTTTTTTTCTGAAGAATATTGCTGTAGCCACTTTGGGGATTTCTGCATTACCAGCGGTTTCCTTTGCGGAAAAGGAGCATACTCCGGATTCGCCTTCAGCCGAACCGGAAAGTGGCCGCCGGTTTAATGATGTTTATAAAGGAAGATATAATAACCGGGTGGCTTTCCCCATAGGAGGCATTGGGGCAGGTATGTTTTGCCTCGAGGGAACGGGAGCCATATCACATATGTCTGTACGGCACAACCCCGAAATGTTCCAGGAACCGGCCATGTTTGCAGCGCTGAGTGTGAAAGGCATGACTGGCGGCGCAAGAGTGCTGGAAGGCTATGTGCCCGACTGGAAAAAATTCGGTATGCGCGATGCGGGGCTTGGTGGTACCGGTGGCGCTACCTGGGGCCTGCCACGTTTCCGGGATGCTGCCTTCAACGCCCGCTTCCCGTTCGCTGATATTCAGCTGAACGATCCGGCAGTTCCGGTTAAGGTGCAGATAACGGGCTGGAGCCCTTTTGTGCCGGCTGATGAAGATAGTGCCAGTTTGCCGGTTGGCGCGCTGGAGTATCACTTTACCAATACCGGCAGTACCACCGCCGATGCAGTATTCTCCTACAACGCACGCAATTTTATGCGGACAGCCGATACGGGAAATACGGTGAAGCCTATACGTAATGGATTTATCCTTTCACAGGATGCGTTAGCGAATGCCCCCGAAAAGCGGGGGCAGTTCGCTATTTACACGACTGAACCGGGCACGGTGACCGATCATTGCTGGTTCCGGGGAGCATGGTTCGATCCGCTGACGATGGTATGGAATGCATTGAAAGAAGGGAAAATGCCAGATAACCCACCCGTGGAAAAGGATGCACCGGGAGCTTCCCTGTTTGTGCCCTTTCAGCTGAAACCGGGCGCTACGAAAGTCATCCGCCTGATGATGGCCTGGTATGTACCGGATTCCAAACTTCGTGTAGGCGACGACGCTAGTGGGAAAACCAATGGGCAGTATTACAAGCCCTGGTATAGCAGCCGTTTTAAAGATGTGGAAGAAGTAGCAGCCTATTGGACCAGTGGTTATGAAGATCTCCGTAGGAAGACGGCATTATTCAGTGATACCTTTTATAAAAGTTCCCTGCCACCCGAAGTACTGGAAGCAGTAGCTGCCAACCTGACCATCCTGAAATCGGCCACAGTCATGCGGCAACACGATGGCCGCTTCTGGTGCTGGGAAGGCTCCGGCGATAACTGGGGCAGCTGTCATGGTACGTGCACACATGTATGGAACTACGCACAGGCAGTGCCTCATCTCTTTCCCGCACTGGAACGGAGCCTGCGGCATACAGAGTTTCATGAGAACCAGAATGCAGAGGGGCATCAGGGATTCAGGGCGAATATTCCTATCTCACCACTGGTGCATAACTTTCACTCGGCAGCCGATGGACAGCTGGGAGGGATTATGAAAGTGTACCGCGACTGGCGCATCAGTGGCAACGACGAATGGTTGAAGGAACTGTTTCCGCTGGTGAAGATAAGTATGGATTATTGCATACGTACCTGGGATCCTAAACGGAAAGGCATCGTGGAAGAACCTCATCACAATACCTATGATATTGAATTCTGGGGCCCCACCAGCATGTGTACCAGTTTCTACCTGGGCGCGCTGATGGCTTTTACAACAATGGGAAAACACCTGGGTCAGGAGGTGGAAGATTATACATCGCTCTATAATAAGGGGAAGCAATACCTGGAAACATCTTTATACAATGGTGAATTTTTTATACAACAAATCAGGTGGACCGATCTGCAGGCGCCGGATCCGGTAAAGGCACAATCCTTTGCCACGCAATACTCCCAGGAAGCGCTGGCTGTACTGAAAAAGGAAGGGCCTAAATATCAATACGGAGCAGGATGCCTGTCGGACGGTGTGCTGGGCTCCTGGATTGCCAGGGTATGCGGACTTCACGAACCCGTAGATCCTTTGAAAATAAAAAGCCACCTGCTCTCCGTACACCGTTACAATCTGAAGAAGGATCTGGGCGGGCACGTGAACCCGCAACGATCCACCTATGCGCTGGGCAATGAAGGCGGACTATTACTCTGTTCATGGCCCAAGGGAGGCATGCTCTCTTTGCCGTTTGTATATAGCAATGAAGTATGGACCGGCATCGAATACCAGGTAGCGTCGCACCTGATGTTCCAGGGTGAAATAGAGAAGGGGCTGGACATTGTACGCGCCTGCCGCAAACGTTATGATGGTACCGTGCGCAATCCATTCAACGAGTATGAATGCGGCCATTGGTACGCCAGGGCTATGTCGAGCTACGGACTGCTGCAGGGACTCACCGGCGCCCGCTACGATGCAGTGGATAAAGCCATTTACATCGACTCGCGGATCGGCGACTTTCACAGCTTCATTGCTACCGACAAAGGCTTCGGCACGATCAGCTGGAAACAGGGCAAACCTTCCCTGCATGTAGCGTATGGCACTATCCCCGCAGCAAAGGCCATCGTGGGTGGAAAGGAAATGCCCCTGCACCAAACGACAGCGTAG